One stretch of Musicola paradisiaca NCPPB 2511 DNA includes these proteins:
- a CDS encoding glycine zipper 2TM domain-containing protein, translated as MNKSMLAGVGIGIATSLGVAAVASLNMLESKPQFAQVLTATPIRETVRTPRQECNNMTVTHRKPVQDENRLAGSLLGAVAGGVLGHQVGGGRGRDVATVAGALAGGYAGNQVQGQMQDNDTYTSTQQRCQTVYDKAQKVLGYDVTYRIGDQEGKVRMERDPGTRIPLDRNGQLVLNQAG; from the coding sequence GTGAACAAGTCAATGTTGGCAGGTGTAGGCATCGGTATTGCTACATCACTGGGCGTAGCGGCTGTGGCGAGTTTGAATATGTTGGAATCCAAACCGCAGTTCGCGCAGGTGCTGACAGCAACGCCGATCAGGGAAACGGTCAGAACGCCGCGGCAGGAGTGCAATAATATGACCGTCACACATCGTAAACCGGTACAGGATGAAAACCGGTTGGCCGGGTCGCTGCTCGGTGCGGTGGCTGGCGGCGTGTTGGGGCATCAGGTCGGCGGCGGCCGCGGTCGCGATGTGGCGACAGTCGCCGGTGCGCTGGCGGGAGGGTATGCCGGCAATCAGGTGCAGGGGCAGATGCAGGATAATGATACCTATACATCAACCCAGCAGCGTTGCCAGACGGTTTATGACAAAGCGCAGAAAGTGCTCGGCTATGACGTCACTTACCGTATCGGCGACCAGGAAGGCAAAGTCAGGATGGAGCGCGATCCCGGAACCCGTATTCCGCTGGATCGCAATGGCCAACTGGTGCTGAATCAGGCTGGATGA
- a CDS encoding LacI family DNA-binding transcriptional regulator, with protein MKKNLKIREIAQQTGFSISTVSRVLAGKSNTSETARTRILTSARQHGVMDDLVSGRLFMNSLTVFAPERAFNSRTDIFYHKVLQGIHDALDAYDVRLKYCGLAENDSDVTLFLEKMSSPDAEGAVLIGIDDPYIHALAADLGKPCVLINCFDRKMKLAGVSPAHRLIGEFAANYLVEQGHRQILTLLCLRRYTMEWRLAGIRDAYQQHNLPFSDDACLLTTQGFSTSEAELAVSRYLADTPQDCWPTALLVGGDFMCVGAVNALLKAGLRVPQDISIMSMDSANLAAVQDIPLTSVLVPREELGREAVRLLQLQLLQPGRPAGNMMLNGTLIVRESVKRIRASKQHCPVQDYDLYD; from the coding sequence ATGAAAAAGAACCTCAAAATACGAGAAATTGCCCAGCAAACCGGCTTCTCCATCAGCACGGTATCACGGGTGCTGGCTGGGAAATCCAACACCAGCGAAACCGCCAGAACCCGCATACTGACCTCGGCCCGGCAGCATGGCGTGATGGACGATCTGGTCAGCGGTCGGCTCTTTATGAACAGCCTGACGGTGTTCGCGCCGGAACGCGCGTTCAACAGCCGCACCGATATTTTCTATCACAAGGTTTTGCAAGGGATTCACGATGCGCTCGATGCCTACGACGTGCGTTTGAAATACTGCGGGCTGGCGGAAAATGACAGTGATGTCACGCTGTTTCTGGAAAAAATGTCCTCACCGGACGCTGAAGGCGCCGTGTTGATCGGTATTGATGATCCCTACATCCATGCACTGGCCGCTGATTTGGGCAAACCCTGTGTACTGATCAACTGCTTTGACCGCAAAATGAAGCTCGCTGGCGTTTCGCCGGCTCATCGGCTCATCGGCGAATTCGCCGCCAACTATCTGGTTGAACAGGGGCATCGGCAGATCCTCACGCTGCTTTGTCTGCGCCGCTATACCATGGAATGGCGTCTGGCGGGGATCCGCGATGCCTATCAACAACATAACCTGCCATTTTCCGATGATGCCTGCCTGCTTACGACCCAAGGGTTTAGCACCTCCGAGGCCGAACTCGCCGTTAGCCGCTATCTTGCCGATACGCCGCAGGATTGCTGGCCGACGGCCCTGTTGGTCGGTGGTGATTTTATGTGCGTGGGCGCGGTCAATGCGCTGCTGAAAGCCGGGTTGCGCGTCCCGCAGGATATTTCCATCATGAGCATGGACAGCGCTAACCTGGCCGCCGTACAGGATATCCCCCTCACATCCGTGTTGGTGCCGCGGGAAGAGTTGGGGCGCGAAGCCGTGCGGCTGCTGCAATTGCAACTGCTGCAACCGGGTCGCCCCGCAGGAAATATGATGCTGAACGGTACGCTCATCGTTCGGGAGTCGGTAAAACGGATCCGCGCCAGCAAACAGCATTGCCCGGTGCAGGATTACGATCTCTATGACTGA
- a CDS encoding MFS transporter, giving the protein MSLDVNSSTSAVNQKRKFKHLRWWMLALFLLGVTVNYITRNSLGILAPELKSVMHISTEQYSWIVGAFQLAYTLFQPLCGWLIDVIGLKLGFMICATIWALMCLLHAGASSWIHLAILRFMMGGAEAAATPANAKTIGDWFPRQERPVAAGWAGVGFSIGAMLAPPIIVVAHTALGWQGAFLFAGVLALLWVGLWAFFYHQPEKHPNLSASELAFIRQDNEPEPVKQPFLTALKNVMKNRRFYGIAIPAFMAEPAWAMLSFWVPLYLANERGMDLKQIAMFAWLPFLAADFGSIASGYLTKLYTRLFGCSRINSVVASSVTGAFMMISLAMVSMTKDPYLAIALISIGGFGHQIISCMLSAVVVESFDKGQMATVNGMRGASAWIASFLFSLVIGVTADKVGYNPLFIAMGFFDLFGAIFLITFIAERRQRAH; this is encoded by the coding sequence ATGAGTCTCGATGTAAATTCCTCGACTTCCGCTGTTAACCAAAAACGTAAATTCAAGCACCTGCGCTGGTGGATGCTGGCGCTGTTTCTGTTAGGCGTGACGGTGAACTACATCACACGCAACTCGCTCGGTATTCTGGCCCCTGAACTGAAAAGTGTGATGCACATCAGCACTGAACAGTATTCGTGGATCGTTGGCGCGTTCCAACTGGCGTATACCCTGTTCCAGCCGCTGTGCGGATGGTTGATTGATGTCATCGGGCTCAAGCTGGGCTTTATGATTTGCGCCACCATCTGGGCGTTGATGTGTCTGTTGCATGCCGGGGCGTCAAGCTGGATCCATCTGGCCATCCTGCGCTTCATGATGGGCGGTGCGGAAGCCGCCGCAACGCCGGCCAACGCCAAGACCATCGGCGACTGGTTCCCGCGTCAGGAGCGTCCGGTCGCCGCCGGCTGGGCCGGGGTGGGGTTCTCCATCGGCGCGATGCTGGCGCCGCCGATCATCGTGGTTGCTCATACTGCGTTGGGGTGGCAGGGCGCCTTCCTGTTCGCCGGGGTATTGGCGCTGCTGTGGGTAGGGCTGTGGGCGTTTTTCTACCACCAGCCGGAAAAACACCCCAATCTGAGTGCGTCTGAACTGGCTTTTATCCGTCAGGACAATGAACCCGAACCCGTAAAACAGCCGTTCCTTACCGCGTTAAAAAACGTGATGAAGAATCGCCGTTTCTATGGTATCGCCATCCCGGCGTTTATGGCGGAACCTGCCTGGGCGATGCTGAGCTTCTGGGTGCCGCTCTATCTGGCCAATGAACGCGGTATGGATCTGAAGCAAATCGCCATGTTTGCCTGGTTGCCGTTCCTGGCGGCGGATTTCGGCAGTATCGCCAGCGGCTACCTGACTAAGCTGTACACCCGGCTGTTCGGCTGCTCCCGCATCAATTCGGTGGTGGCCAGTTCCGTCACCGGCGCATTCATGATGATTTCGCTGGCGATGGTCAGCATGACGAAAGACCCGTACCTGGCGATTGCGCTGATTTCCATCGGCGGGTTTGGGCATCAGATCATCTCCTGCATGCTGAGCGCGGTAGTGGTTGAATCTTTTGATAAAGGCCAGATGGCGACGGTTAACGGGATGCGCGGCGCCAGTGCCTGGATCGCCAGTTTCCTGTTCTCGCTGGTGATCGGCGTGACCGCCGACAAAGTGGGTTATAACCCGTTGTTTATCGCTATGGGGTTCTTTGATTTGTTTGGCGCGATTTTCCTGATTACGTTCATTGCCGAACGTCGTCAACGCGCGCACTGA
- a CDS encoding glycoside hydrolase family 31 protein, producing the protein MKTLKNWEFHQQTADRIELCVEGKHIFQLYVLAPGLMRVLIKQHGMLRLNRTWSIAPEADVPWEGRRRDSAEGFPLPGYELDWQEETLWVTADRLRVAIHQPLWLEWQYQAEDGTWKTLAADRPTSAYQLNAHGDGVAHYQRRFAEERCYGLGEKAGDLNRSGRRFEFRNLDAMGYNAATTDPLYKHLPFTIVNHDGVSYGLFYDNLSSTWMDLGNEIDNYHQPYRRYQAEAGDLDYYFLFGPKIADVTKAFVRLTGKTCFGPKWSLGYSGSTMHYTDAPDAQQQLQQFIALCRQHEIPCDSFQLSSGYTSIGNKRYVFNWNYDKVPQPERMSQSFHDAGMKLAANIKPCLLQDHPRYAEVAERGMFVQDSESGQPERSSFWDDEGSHLDFTNPETVAWWQENVTRQLLEKGIDSTWNDNNEFEIWDGEARCHGFGEPITIKHIRPLMPLLMMRASMEAQQRFAPEQRPYLISRSGSAGMQRYVQTWSGDNRTSWQTLRYNTRMGVGMSLSGLYNVGHDVGGFAGNKPDAELFVRWVQNGVMHPRFTIHSWHDDGSVNEPWMYPEVTPMIRDAIRLRYRLLPYLYTLLWQASADDEPMLRPMFLDHEQDARTFDESDDFMLGQDLLVASVMEPGQRRRQVYLPDNHTGWYDFYCGDWYPGGQMVELDAPLDRLPLLARAGAMIPVSAREAFVDQAADDQRAFLVFPSQEGCHQGMLFEDDGETHGWREGQALWLRWEMRCDAQRIEVTFTPQGRFRPAWQSVDLRLPQGETRALYINGKPACRYELSL; encoded by the coding sequence ATGAAAACATTGAAAAACTGGGAGTTCCATCAGCAGACAGCCGATCGCATCGAGCTGTGCGTCGAAGGAAAACATATCTTTCAACTGTATGTGCTGGCGCCGGGGCTGATGCGGGTGCTGATCAAACAGCACGGTATGCTGCGGCTGAACCGCACCTGGAGCATTGCGCCCGAGGCGGATGTGCCCTGGGAAGGGCGTCGTCGGGACAGTGCCGAAGGGTTTCCGCTGCCGGGCTATGAACTGGACTGGCAGGAAGAAACGCTGTGGGTCACGGCGGATCGGCTACGAGTGGCGATCCATCAGCCGCTGTGGCTGGAGTGGCAATACCAGGCTGAGGACGGTACCTGGAAAACGTTGGCGGCCGATCGCCCGACCAGCGCCTATCAGCTGAATGCGCATGGCGACGGCGTGGCGCACTACCAACGGCGTTTCGCTGAAGAGCGTTGCTACGGTCTGGGGGAAAAGGCCGGCGATCTCAACCGTTCGGGACGGCGTTTCGAGTTCCGTAATCTGGATGCCATGGGGTATAACGCGGCGACGACCGACCCGCTGTACAAGCATCTGCCGTTTACCATCGTCAATCATGATGGCGTCAGCTACGGGCTGTTTTACGACAACCTGAGCTCCACCTGGATGGATTTGGGCAATGAGATCGACAATTATCACCAGCCTTATCGCCGTTATCAGGCGGAGGCCGGGGATCTGGATTATTACTTCCTGTTCGGCCCGAAAATCGCCGATGTCACCAAAGCATTCGTGCGCCTGACCGGGAAGACCTGCTTTGGCCCGAAATGGAGCCTCGGTTATAGCGGTTCCACCATGCACTACACCGATGCGCCGGACGCGCAGCAGCAATTGCAGCAGTTTATCGCGCTGTGCCGTCAGCATGAGATCCCTTGCGATTCATTCCAACTGTCGTCCGGCTATACCTCGATCGGCAATAAACGTTATGTCTTTAACTGGAACTACGACAAGGTGCCGCAGCCGGAACGGATGTCGCAGTCCTTCCACGATGCCGGTATGAAGCTGGCGGCTAACATCAAGCCTTGTCTGTTGCAGGATCACCCGCGTTACGCGGAAGTGGCGGAGCGGGGGATGTTTGTGCAGGATTCGGAGTCCGGTCAGCCGGAACGTTCCAGTTTTTGGGATGACGAAGGCTCGCATCTGGATTTCACCAACCCGGAAACCGTTGCCTGGTGGCAGGAAAACGTCACCCGACAATTGCTGGAGAAAGGCATCGATTCCACCTGGAACGATAACAACGAATTTGAAATCTGGGACGGTGAAGCGCGTTGTCACGGTTTTGGCGAACCGATCACCATTAAGCATATTCGGCCGCTGATGCCGTTGTTGATGATGCGGGCGTCGATGGAAGCGCAGCAGCGTTTCGCGCCGGAGCAGCGTCCTTACCTGATTTCCCGCTCCGGCAGCGCCGGGATGCAGCGCTATGTTCAAACCTGGAGCGGTGATAACCGCACCAGCTGGCAGACGCTGCGTTACAACACCCGGATGGGCGTGGGGATGAGCCTGTCAGGGCTGTATAACGTCGGGCATGATGTGGGCGGTTTCGCCGGCAATAAACCGGATGCGGAGCTGTTTGTGCGTTGGGTGCAAAACGGCGTGATGCATCCGCGTTTTACCATCCATTCCTGGCATGACGACGGTTCAGTGAATGAACCCTGGATGTATCCGGAGGTGACGCCGATGATCCGGGACGCCATCCGGTTGCGCTATCGTCTGCTGCCTTATCTCTACACGCTGCTGTGGCAAGCCAGTGCGGACGACGAGCCGATGCTACGCCCGATGTTCCTCGACCACGAGCAGGATGCGCGGACTTTTGACGAAAGCGACGACTTCATGCTGGGGCAGGATTTGCTGGTGGCGAGTGTGATGGAGCCGGGACAGCGCCGACGTCAGGTTTATCTGCCGGATAACCACACCGGTTGGTACGATTTTTACTGCGGCGACTGGTATCCGGGCGGTCAGATGGTCGAACTGGACGCGCCGCTGGATCGCTTGCCGCTGCTGGCCCGGGCCGGGGCGATGATCCCGGTATCGGCACGCGAGGCGTTTGTCGATCAGGCCGCAGACGACCAGCGTGCCTTCCTGGTCTTCCCGTCGCAGGAAGGTTGCCATCAGGGGATGCTGTTCGAGGATGATGGCGAAACCCATGGGTGGCGTGAAGGTCAGGCGTTGTGGCTGCGTTGGGAGATGCGCTGCGATGCGCAACGCATCGAGGTGACGTTTACCCCGCAGGGCCGTTTCCGCCCGGCATGGCAATCCGTTGACCTGCGTTTACCCCAGGGTGAAACCCGGGCGCTGTACATCAATGGTAAGCCGGCTTGTCGTTATGAACTGTCGCTATGA
- a CDS encoding arylamine N-acetyltransferase family protein, translating into MLNHSDIHRYLLRIGVETLPEAPRPRLDALHLAHLRHIPFENLDVIFQKTIIPGLPATYDKVVERRRGGFCFELNYCFYVLLKSLGFDVQMLAGQVWNEEGFYGRPFDHLFVLVKLPQETVLADISFGDAFSVPLPIDGQVSHERDVSFRVEDCYGEYRLLKRSPTQAWQPLYKFSLQPRQLHEFDEMLAYHQHSPASPFTSKALCTRLTPEGRITLSDNKLIVTRYGQKTEQSVGSVDEYVCCLRERFGIELPAEYNLPAWFERCGVVTPQA; encoded by the coding sequence ATGCTGAATCATTCGGACATTCATCGTTATCTCTTACGTATTGGGGTGGAAACCTTGCCAGAGGCGCCGCGCCCCCGGCTTGATGCTCTCCATCTGGCGCACCTTAGGCACATTCCTTTCGAAAACCTCGACGTTATTTTCCAAAAGACCATTATCCCCGGCTTGCCGGCCACTTACGACAAAGTCGTCGAGAGGCGCCGCGGCGGTTTCTGCTTTGAGTTGAACTACTGTTTTTATGTGCTGCTGAAGTCGCTGGGGTTTGACGTCCAGATGCTGGCCGGGCAGGTTTGGAATGAGGAAGGGTTTTACGGGCGGCCGTTCGATCATCTGTTTGTGCTGGTAAAACTGCCGCAGGAAACGGTGCTGGCGGATATCAGCTTCGGTGATGCGTTCAGTGTTCCGTTGCCGATCGACGGGCAGGTCTCGCACGAGCGTGACGTCAGCTTCCGGGTTGAGGATTGTTATGGCGAATATCGGCTGTTGAAGCGTTCGCCGACGCAGGCGTGGCAACCGCTGTACAAATTTTCTTTGCAACCGAGACAGTTACATGAGTTCGACGAGATGCTGGCCTATCACCAACATTCGCCTGCCTCGCCGTTCACCAGCAAGGCGCTGTGCACCCGGTTGACGCCGGAAGGCCGGATAACGCTGTCCGATAATAAATTGATCGTCACGCGGTACGGGCAAAAAACGGAACAGAGCGTGGGCAGCGTCGACGAGTACGTCTGTTGCCTGCGGGAACGCTTTGGTATTGAACTGCCGGCGGAGTACAACCTGCCGGCATGGTTTGAACGCTGCGGCGTGGTAACGCCGCAGGCGTAA
- the yegD gene encoding molecular chaperone, translating into MFVGFDYGTANCSVAVMEQGMPRLLPLEGPSPYLPSMLCGPGREAISEWLWRSHQVPADGENAQLLKRAIAHNQEEDIRVTADSVKFGLSALAHYMDDPEEVWFVKSPKSFLGAIGLKTQQVALFEDLVCAMMLHIRQQAEQHLDQPIEHAVIGRPINFQGMGGETSNQQAQGILARAAARAGFRQVAFQFEPVAAGLDFEATLEQEKRVMVVDIGGGTTDCSMLLMGPNWMNRRERTESLLGHSGCRVGGNDLDIMLAFRQLCPLLGMNGITEKGTALPVLPWWNAVAVNDVPAQNEFYSAACGKLLRELVQTAREPAQVQHLLTVWRQRLSYRLVRLAEEQKIALSEQPHSQATLSFINDALSTQISVGQLQDAIEQPLEHIRLQLERVQETSHTKPDIIYLTGGSARSPLLRTAITQSLPGVPLASGDDFGSVTAGLARWAQTLFH; encoded by the coding sequence ATGTTTGTAGGTTTTGACTACGGAACCGCCAACTGCTCGGTGGCGGTCATGGAACAGGGTATGCCGCGGTTGTTGCCGCTGGAGGGGCCGTCGCCCTATCTACCCTCGATGCTGTGCGGGCCGGGACGCGAAGCTATCAGCGAATGGCTGTGGCGCAGCCATCAGGTACCGGCAGACGGTGAAAACGCGCAGTTGCTGAAGCGCGCCATCGCACACAACCAGGAAGAGGATATCCGGGTAACGGCCGACAGTGTGAAGTTCGGCCTGAGCGCGCTGGCGCACTATATGGATGATCCGGAGGAGGTTTGGTTCGTCAAATCGCCCAAGTCTTTTCTGGGGGCCATTGGGCTGAAAACGCAGCAGGTGGCGCTGTTTGAGGATCTGGTGTGCGCGATGATGCTGCATATCCGTCAGCAGGCGGAGCAGCACCTCGACCAGCCGATCGAGCACGCCGTGATTGGGAGGCCGATAAACTTTCAGGGGATGGGCGGTGAAACCTCCAACCAACAGGCTCAGGGCATTCTGGCCCGCGCCGCCGCACGCGCCGGTTTCCGGCAAGTCGCTTTCCAGTTCGAACCCGTGGCCGCCGGCCTGGATTTTGAAGCGACGCTCGAACAGGAAAAACGGGTGATGGTGGTGGATATCGGTGGCGGAACCACCGACTGCTCCATGCTGCTGATGGGGCCGAACTGGATGAATCGGCGCGAGCGCACCGAAAGCCTGCTGGGCCACAGCGGCTGCCGGGTCGGCGGTAACGATCTGGACATCATGCTGGCATTCCGACAGTTGTGCCCATTGCTCGGGATGAACGGCATCACGGAAAAAGGCACTGCGTTGCCGGTGTTGCCATGGTGGAACGCGGTCGCCGTCAACGATGTACCGGCGCAAAACGAATTCTACAGCGCCGCCTGCGGTAAACTGCTGCGCGAACTGGTGCAAACGGCGCGGGAACCGGCGCAGGTGCAACATCTGTTGACGGTATGGCGGCAACGGCTGAGTTACCGGCTGGTTCGGCTGGCGGAAGAGCAGAAAATCGCGCTGTCGGAACAGCCGCATTCACAGGCCACGCTGTCTTTCATCAACGATGCGCTGAGCACGCAAATCAGCGTCGGCCAGTTGCAGGACGCCATCGAGCAACCGCTGGAGCATATCCGGCTGCAATTGGAGCGCGTACAGGAAACCAGTCACACCAAGCCGGACATCATCTACCTGACCGGCGGCAGCGCCCGTTCACCGCTGCTGCGCACCGCCATTACGCAAAGCCTGCCGGGCGTACCGCTGGCCAGCGGCGATGACTTCGGTTCCGTTACCGCCGGGTTGGCCCGCTGGGCACAAACCCTCTTCCACTAA
- a CDS encoding ASCH domain-containing protein, whose translation MEQLTMNDEQQRFLACYLQTLTADERNAIPRILAEHFCADKTHANLCADLILTGKKRASCSLKAAWEHDNQPLPQVGQLTVVLNWAQKPVCIIRMTDVCLCQFDQVTPEFAALEGEGDGSYLWWLKEHLTFFTDYATTSGVQFETSSDLVLEYFERVYP comes from the coding sequence ATGGAGCAACTGACGATGAATGACGAACAACAACGGTTTCTGGCGTGCTATTTACAGACATTGACGGCGGATGAGCGCAATGCGATCCCCCGTATTCTGGCGGAGCATTTTTGTGCCGATAAAACCCATGCCAATTTATGTGCCGACCTGATTTTGACAGGGAAAAAACGTGCCTCCTGCAGCCTGAAAGCGGCATGGGAGCATGACAATCAACCGTTGCCGCAGGTCGGCCAGTTGACGGTAGTGCTGAACTGGGCGCAAAAACCGGTTTGTATTATTCGGATGACCGATGTGTGTCTGTGCCAATTCGATCAGGTCACGCCGGAGTTTGCCGCTCTGGAAGGCGAAGGGGATGGTAGTTATCTCTGGTGGCTAAAAGAGCATCTCACGTTTTTTACCGACTACGCCACAACGAGCGGTGTTCAGTTTGAGACGTCGTCGGATTTGGTGCTGGAGTATTTTGAGCGGGTTTATCCGTGA
- a CDS encoding EAL domain-containing protein, which translates to MRRLIAILTFLAMLAIGCGAIYYHNYQSDIQDANVSAVKAVNDIETIFNDAQRVVNLGKTLLTVPCDTVVIRKLNMLAAIENYLRTISLVRNDIVYCSSLFGVDNRPAALERFYKGQLALLPGNSVTPNKPLVMYMETTENGSVAAGIHGIHLFNILNSLSKQRDLYLRVGATWLSRDGMVAPFDERTLPNYVEVPSRHYYFSILYTVDDNYTLVDFWDQEKMTLLIVFLIALGSGMLAYKYTSRITSPVEALKRAIRNQEIVPFYQPVISTQSRELYGFEVLARWYHPKTGFISPDVFIPLSEQSGLIIPLTRLLMERVINDLISCQDILPEDLHIGINISAKHCQYEGFIDDCKYFIDALGTRKIRLMVEITEREKIEITPTTLRFFQNLKAAGILIALDDFGTGYSNFDYLRQLQADLIKIDQSFISMIDENSQSTPLVNCVIDLAQNMNLKTIAEGVETEFQAEFLSEKNIDYLQGYLFSRPLPFDECVKTWLQKS; encoded by the coding sequence ATGCGCAGATTGATCGCTATTCTGACATTTTTAGCGATGTTAGCCATCGGCTGCGGTGCTATCTATTACCATAATTATCAATCAGATATACAGGATGCCAACGTCAGTGCCGTGAAGGCTGTCAACGATATTGAAACGATCTTTAACGATGCGCAGCGGGTAGTGAATCTTGGGAAAACACTGTTGACGGTGCCCTGCGATACGGTAGTCATCAGAAAACTGAACATGCTGGCCGCTATCGAAAATTATCTCCGTACAATCAGTCTGGTGAGAAACGATATCGTTTACTGTTCATCATTATTTGGGGTTGATAACCGTCCGGCGGCGCTTGAGCGCTTTTACAAAGGTCAACTGGCTTTGCTGCCAGGAAACTCCGTGACCCCCAACAAACCGTTGGTGATGTATATGGAAACCACGGAAAACGGCAGTGTCGCTGCAGGTATTCATGGCATCCACTTGTTCAATATTCTCAATTCGCTGAGTAAACAACGTGATCTGTATTTGCGCGTTGGCGCAACCTGGCTATCCCGGGATGGGATGGTCGCGCCGTTCGACGAACGCACACTCCCCAATTACGTCGAGGTACCTTCCCGGCATTATTATTTTTCCATCCTGTATACCGTCGATGACAATTACACGCTCGTCGACTTCTGGGATCAGGAAAAAATGACGCTGTTGATTGTATTCCTGATTGCGCTGGGTTCCGGCATGCTGGCTTACAAATACACGTCGCGCATTACCTCCCCGGTAGAAGCGCTGAAACGAGCCATTCGTAATCAGGAAATTGTGCCGTTCTACCAACCGGTTATTTCCACCCAATCACGCGAACTCTATGGTTTTGAAGTGCTGGCGCGCTGGTATCACCCGAAAACCGGGTTTATCTCCCCGGATGTTTTTATTCCCCTCAGTGAGCAGAGCGGGCTGATTATTCCGTTAACCCGCCTGCTGATGGAACGTGTGATTAATGATCTTATTTCCTGTCAGGATATCCTGCCCGAGGATTTGCATATCGGCATCAACATCAGCGCCAAACATTGCCAGTACGAAGGGTTTATCGATGATTGCAAGTATTTCATTGATGCGCTGGGCACCCGAAAAATACGCCTGATGGTGGAAATTACCGAGCGCGAAAAAATTGAAATTACCCCCACAACCCTGCGTTTTTTCCAAAATCTCAAGGCAGCGGGAATATTGATTGCGCTGGATGATTTCGGTACCGGGTATTCCAATTTTGATTATCTGCGGCAATTGCAGGCCGATCTGATAAAAATCGACCAATCGTTTATCAGCATGATCGATGAGAATTCCCAGTCGACCCCGCTGGTAAATTGCGTCATCGATCTGGCCCAAAACATGAATCTGAAAACCATTGCAGAAGGCGTGGAAACCGAATTCCAAGCAGAGTTTCTGTCAGAAAAAAATATCGATTACCTACAGGGATACCTTTTTTCGCGCCCCTTACCCTTCGATGAATGCGTGAAAACCTGGCTACAAAAATCGTAG
- the lolC gene encoding lipoprotein-releasing ABC transporter permease subunit LolC, whose product MYQPVALFIGLRYMRGRAADRFGRFVSWLSAIGITLGVMALVTVLSVMNGFEQDLEDSILGLMPQALITTPQGFLDPQTLPAPTLNALKGVTQITPLTTGDVVLQSARSVAVGVMLGVNPEQPEPLARYLVNASMQALKPGDYQVILGEQLAAQLDVKRGDQLRLMVTSASQLTPMGRIPSQRLFTVAGTFYAHSEVDGYQLLVNQQDASRLMRYPAGNITGWRLSLAQPLAVDVLARQSLPQGTVWKDWRERKGELFQAVRMEKNMMGLLLSLIVAVAAFNIITSLGLLVMEKQGEVAILQTQGLTRRQIMTVFMVQGGSAGVTGALLGALLGVALASQLNTLMPVLGLLIDGGSLPVQIQPLQVAGIALVAMLLALLSTLYPSWRAAAVHPAEALRYE is encoded by the coding sequence ATGTATCAACCTGTCGCGTTATTTATCGGTTTGCGCTACATGCGCGGCCGCGCCGCCGATCGTTTCGGACGGTTTGTATCCTGGCTTTCCGCTATCGGTATCACTCTCGGCGTGATGGCGCTGGTCACTGTGCTTTCGGTGATGAATGGTTTTGAACAGGATCTCGAAGACAGCATTCTGGGGCTGATGCCGCAGGCGCTGATCACCACGCCCCAGGGGTTTCTTGACCCGCAAACGCTTCCCGCCCCGACGCTGAATGCGCTCAAAGGCGTCACACAGATTACGCCGTTGACCACCGGCGACGTGGTATTGCAGAGCGCCCGCAGCGTGGCGGTGGGGGTGATGCTCGGCGTCAATCCGGAACAGCCGGAGCCGCTGGCGCGCTATCTGGTTAACGCCAGTATGCAAGCGCTGAAACCGGGGGATTATCAGGTGATCCTCGGCGAGCAATTAGCCGCACAACTGGATGTTAAGCGCGGCGATCAACTGCGGCTGATGGTGACTAGCGCCAGCCAACTGACGCCGATGGGCCGTATTCCCAGCCAACGTCTGTTTACCGTTGCGGGCACCTTTTACGCTCACAGCGAGGTAGACGGTTATCAATTGTTGGTTAATCAGCAGGATGCCTCACGATTGATGCGCTACCCGGCGGGGAATATTACCGGTTGGCGCTTGTCGCTGGCGCAACCGCTGGCGGTGGATGTCCTGGCGCGTCAATCCCTGCCGCAGGGGACGGTGTGGAAAGACTGGCGCGAGCGCAAAGGCGAGCTGTTTCAGGCGGTGCGGATGGAGAAGAACATGATGGGGCTGTTACTGAGCCTGATTGTGGCCGTCGCCGCGTTCAACATTATTACTTCACTGGGATTGCTGGTGATGGAAAAGCAGGGCGAGGTCGCGATCCTGCAGACGCAGGGGCTGACCCGGCGTCAGATCATGACGGTGTTCATGGTGCAAGGCGGTAGCGCCGGCGTGACCGGCGCGTTGTTGGGCGCGTTGCTGGGCGTGGCGCTGGCCAGTCAGCTCAATACGCTGATGCCGGTGTTAGGGTTGCTGATCGATGGCGGTTCGCTGCCGGTGCAGATCCAACCGTTGCAGGTGGCTGGCATTGCGCTGGTGGCCATGCTGCTGGCGTTGCTCTCCACGCTTTATCCTTCCTGGCGCGCCGCCGCCGTCCATCCCGCAGAGGCTTTACGTTATGAATAA